One segment of Streptomyces sp. XD-27 DNA contains the following:
- the paaK gene encoding phenylacetate--CoA ligase PaaK, protein MSDGATSTAGAAVRRGPALPAALMDPAELMSREELRALQLERLQATLHHAYKHVELYRRKFDAAGVTPRDCRSLADLARFPFTTKADLRDTYPYGMFAVPLADVRRLHASSGTTGQPTVVGYTERDLSMWADVVARSIRAAGGRPGHKVHISYGYGLFTGGLGAHYGAERAGCTVIPASGGMTARQVRIIQDFEPEIIMVTPSYMLTLLDEFERQGIDPRGTSLRIGIFGAEPWTEEMRREIETRLDLHAVDIYGLSEVIGPGVAQECVETKDGPHIWEDHFYPEVVDPVTDEVMPEGAGGELVFTSLTKEAMPVIRYRTRDLTRLLPGTARPAFRRMERVTGRCDDMIILRGVNVFPSQVEEVVLRTPGVAPHFQLLLTRHGRTDRMTVRAEARAGTGPEIREAAAEAIGKGLKDGVGLTVEVEIVEPETLERSVGKIRRVVDRRGG, encoded by the coding sequence ATGAGCGACGGTGCGACCAGCACGGCGGGCGCGGCGGTGCGGCGCGGGCCGGCCCTCCCGGCGGCCCTCATGGACCCGGCGGAACTGATGTCCCGTGAGGAGCTGCGGGCGCTCCAGCTCGAGCGGCTGCAGGCCACTCTGCACCACGCGTACAAGCATGTCGAGCTGTACCGGCGCAAGTTCGACGCGGCGGGTGTCACGCCGCGGGACTGCCGGTCGTTGGCGGACCTGGCCCGCTTCCCCTTCACCACCAAGGCGGATCTGCGCGACACCTACCCGTACGGCATGTTCGCGGTCCCCCTGGCCGACGTGCGGCGCCTCCACGCCTCCAGCGGCACCACGGGGCAGCCCACCGTCGTCGGCTACACCGAGCGCGACCTGTCCATGTGGGCCGATGTGGTCGCCCGGTCCATCCGGGCCGCGGGCGGCAGACCCGGCCACAAGGTGCACATCTCGTACGGGTACGGCCTGTTCACCGGAGGGCTCGGCGCGCACTACGGGGCGGAGCGGGCCGGATGCACCGTGATCCCGGCCTCCGGCGGGATGACCGCCCGCCAGGTGCGGATCATCCAGGACTTCGAGCCCGAGATCATCATGGTCACCCCCTCGTACATGCTCACCCTCCTCGACGAGTTCGAGCGCCAGGGCATCGATCCGCGCGGCACGTCACTGCGGATCGGCATCTTCGGCGCCGAGCCGTGGACCGAGGAGATGCGCCGGGAGATCGAAACGCGCCTGGACCTCCACGCGGTGGACATATACGGCCTGTCGGAGGTCATCGGCCCCGGTGTGGCCCAGGAGTGCGTGGAGACCAAGGACGGGCCGCACATCTGGGAGGACCACTTCTATCCCGAGGTGGTGGACCCGGTCACCGACGAGGTGATGCCCGAAGGCGCCGGCGGGGAGCTGGTGTTCACGTCCCTCACCAAGGAGGCGATGCCGGTCATCCGCTACCGCACCCGCGACCTCACCCGGCTGCTGCCCGGCACCGCCCGGCCCGCCTTCCGCCGCATGGAGCGGGTCACCGGCCGCTGCGACGACATGATCATCCTGCGCGGGGTGAACGTCTTCCCCAGTCAGGTCGAGGAGGTCGTGCTGCGTACGCCGGGCGTGGCCCCGCACTTCCAGCTGCTGCTCACCCGGCACGGCCGGACCGACCGGATGACCGTCCGCGCCGAGGCCCGGGCCGGGACCGGTCCGGAGATACGAGAGGCCGCCGCGGAGGCCATCGGCAAGGGCCTCAAGGACGGGGTGGGCCTGACCGTCGAGGTGGAGATCGTGGAGCCGGAGACCCTGGAACGCTCGGTCGGCAAGATCCGCCGTGTCGTCGACCGACGCGGCGGTTGA
- the ligD gene encoding non-homologous end-joining DNA ligase — protein MGEAVELDAGGHTIRLSNPDKVYFPERGFTKLDVARYFQAVEPGITRALHDRPTTLERYPDGVGGESFFQKRVPKNHPDWLRTATISFPSGRQADELCPADLGAVLWAVNLGCLTFHPWPVRSGRLDHPDELRIDLDPQPGTGYPEAVRAAHELHAVLADLGLRGWPKTSGGRGLHVLVPIEPRWTFTQVRRAAIALGRELERRMPEEVTIKWWKEERGERIFVDYNQTARDRTVASAYSVRPHPRAQVSAPLRWEELDEAVPADFDLATMPGRFAEHGDVHADIDDHAYALDGLLEMAARDEREHGLGDLPYPPEHPKMPGEPKRVQPSRAKRRTD, from the coding sequence ATGGGCGAAGCGGTGGAACTGGACGCCGGCGGGCACACGATCCGGCTGTCCAATCCGGACAAGGTGTACTTCCCGGAGCGCGGTTTCACCAAGCTCGACGTCGCCCGCTACTTCCAGGCCGTCGAGCCCGGCATCACCCGCGCCCTGCACGACCGCCCGACCACGCTGGAGCGCTATCCGGACGGGGTCGGCGGCGAGTCGTTCTTCCAGAAACGCGTCCCCAAGAACCACCCCGACTGGCTGCGGACGGCCACCATCTCCTTCCCCAGCGGCCGCCAGGCCGACGAGCTGTGCCCGGCGGACCTCGGCGCCGTGCTCTGGGCCGTCAACCTGGGCTGCCTCACCTTCCATCCCTGGCCGGTACGGAGCGGCCGGCTGGACCACCCCGACGAGCTGCGCATCGACCTGGACCCGCAGCCGGGCACCGGTTACCCGGAGGCCGTGCGTGCCGCCCACGAACTGCACGCGGTCCTGGCCGACCTCGGGCTGCGCGGCTGGCCCAAGACCTCCGGCGGCCGCGGCCTGCACGTCCTCGTGCCCATCGAGCCGCGCTGGACGTTCACCCAGGTACGGCGCGCCGCGATCGCGCTGGGCCGGGAGCTGGAGCGCCGGATGCCGGAGGAGGTCACGATCAAGTGGTGGAAGGAGGAGCGGGGCGAGCGGATCTTCGTCGACTACAACCAGACCGCCCGTGACCGGACGGTCGCCTCGGCCTACTCGGTCCGGCCCCACCCCCGTGCCCAGGTCTCCGCGCCGCTGCGCTGGGAGGAGCTGGACGAGGCCGTCCCGGCCGACTTCGACCTGGCGACCATGCCCGGGCGCTTCGCCGAACACGGCGACGTCCACGCGGACATCGACGACCACGCGTACGCGCTCGACGGGCTGCTGGAGATGGCCGCCCGCGACGAGCGGGAGCACGGCCTGGGCGACCTGCCGTATCCGCCGGAGCACCCGAAGATGCCGGGGGAGCCGAAACGGGTCCAGCCCAGCCGCGCCAAACGCCGGACCGACTGA
- a CDS encoding ATP-dependent DNA ligase — MDLPVMPPVKPMLARPVAKIPPGMLYEAKWDGFRAIVYRDGAEVVVGSRTGKPLTRYFPELVEAFLAQLPERCVMDGEIVIAHDGRLDFDQLTERIHPADSRVRLLAERTPARFIAFDLLALGEESLLATRQDERRAALVEALGGAVPPLHVAPATTDAELAQEWFERFEGAGLDGVVAKPLDEPYRPDARVMYKIKHSRTADCVVAGYRHHKSGPVVGSLLLGLYDAAGRLQHVGVCAAFPMRRRRELVEELEPLRMASPAGHPWGAWMDEAAHESARLPGAPSRWSGAKDLAVWVPLRCERVCEVAYDHMQGDRFRHTTQFRRWRPDRDPRGCTYAQLEEPVSYDLDAVLSPDGPDPSASS, encoded by the coding sequence ATGGACCTGCCGGTCATGCCGCCGGTGAAGCCGATGCTGGCCCGCCCCGTGGCGAAGATCCCGCCTGGGATGCTGTACGAGGCCAAGTGGGACGGCTTCCGGGCCATCGTGTACCGGGACGGCGCGGAGGTCGTCGTCGGCAGCAGGACCGGCAAGCCGCTGACGCGCTACTTCCCGGAACTGGTCGAGGCCTTCCTGGCGCAGTTGCCCGAGCGGTGCGTCATGGACGGCGAGATCGTGATCGCGCATGACGGCCGTCTGGACTTCGACCAGCTGACCGAGCGGATCCACCCCGCCGACTCGCGGGTGCGGCTGCTGGCCGAACGGACCCCGGCCCGTTTCATCGCCTTCGACCTGCTGGCGCTCGGCGAGGAGTCACTGCTCGCCACTCGGCAGGACGAGCGGCGGGCCGCGCTGGTCGAGGCGCTGGGCGGGGCGGTCCCACCGCTCCACGTGGCGCCCGCCACCACCGACGCCGAGCTGGCCCAGGAGTGGTTCGAACGCTTCGAGGGCGCGGGCCTGGACGGGGTCGTCGCCAAGCCGCTCGACGAGCCCTACCGGCCGGACGCCCGGGTGATGTACAAGATCAAGCACTCCCGGACGGCGGACTGCGTGGTGGCGGGCTACCGCCACCACAAGTCCGGCCCGGTGGTCGGCTCCCTGCTGCTCGGGCTGTACGACGCGGCGGGGCGGCTCCAGCACGTCGGGGTGTGCGCGGCGTTCCCCATGCGGCGGCGGCGCGAACTGGTCGAGGAGCTGGAACCGCTGCGGATGGCGTCGCCGGCGGGGCATCCGTGGGGCGCCTGGATGGACGAGGCCGCGCACGAGTCGGCCCGGCTGCCCGGGGCGCCCAGCCGCTGGTCGGGAGCGAAGGACCTGGCCGTGTGGGTGCCGCTGCGCTGCGAGCGGGTGTGCGAGGTGGCCTACGACCACATGCAGGGCGACCGGTTCCGGCACACCACGCAGTTCCGCCGCTGGCGGCCCGACCGCGACCCGCGCGGCTGCACGTATGCGCAACTGGAGGAGCCGGTCAGCTACGACCTCGACGCCGTGCTCAGCCCTGACGGCCCTGACCCGTCAGCGTCGTCATGA
- a CDS encoding HisA/HisF-related TIM barrel protein gives MDFIFMLTRDDRTVRDCLHVLDTVADAGVRHIGFKDVGVERATLTALHTRIKELGATSHLEVVSTDREQALASVATAIDLGVDWLMGGTWVTEALERLRGTAIGYLPFAGEPLGHPTRLAGGPARIAEDCRRHEAAGCAGVDLLAYRATEADPLSLVRAARAATSGRLVVAGSISGTRQIQELAAAGVDAFTIGSAAFSGSLDPRRGSLRGQLDHVMTTLTGQGRQG, from the coding sequence ATGGACTTCATCTTCATGCTCACCCGCGACGACCGGACCGTCCGCGACTGCCTGCACGTGCTGGACACCGTCGCCGACGCCGGAGTCCGCCACATCGGATTCAAGGACGTCGGTGTCGAGCGTGCCACCCTCACCGCGCTCCACACCCGCATCAAGGAGCTGGGCGCCACCAGCCACCTGGAGGTCGTCAGCACCGACCGGGAGCAGGCGCTGGCATCGGTCGCCACCGCCATCGACCTGGGGGTCGACTGGCTCATGGGCGGCACCTGGGTCACCGAGGCGCTGGAACGGCTGCGCGGCACCGCCATCGGCTACCTCCCCTTCGCCGGGGAACCGCTGGGACACCCCACCCGCCTGGCGGGCGGACCGGCCAGGATCGCCGAGGACTGCCGCCGCCACGAGGCCGCCGGCTGCGCCGGCGTCGACCTCCTGGCGTACCGGGCCACCGAAGCGGACCCGCTGAGCCTCGTCCGCGCCGCCAGGGCCGCGACCTCCGGGCGCCTCGTCGTGGCCGGAAGCATCTCCGGCACCCGGCAGATCCAGGAGCTGGCCGCGGCGGGCGTGGACGCGTTCACCATCGGCTCCGCCGCGTTCAGCGGCTCCCTCGACCCGCGCAGGGGGTCGCTGCGCGGCCAGCTCGACCACGTCATGACGACGCTGACGGGTCAGGGCCGTCAGGGCTGA
- the pdxA gene encoding 4-hydroxythreonine-4-phosphate dehydrogenase PdxA: MKPVAVTMGDPCGIGPEITAKACADPGRTVPFVVIGDPGLLARTCRRLELPLTVRRIATVADARAAPGTLEVLDGPALPEDLPVGTVDPRAGRASYDYVRRGVELALAGEVRALTTAPLNKEALRAAGVPHPGHTEILAELSGTGTYAMMMANDELRVVLVTVHQSLRTALDALTTDRELETIRLAHRTLPRADGTGPRIAVAAVNPHAGENGLFGGEERDILAPAVRAARAEGIDASGPWPADTVFLAARQGEFDVVVAQYHDQGLIPVKYAGLAHGVNITLGLPFVRTSVDHGTAFDIAGRGIADHTPLLTALRHAARLTAPAPRP; this comes from the coding sequence ATGAAGCCCGTCGCCGTCACCATGGGCGACCCCTGCGGCATCGGCCCGGAGATCACGGCCAAGGCATGCGCCGACCCGGGCCGCACGGTGCCCTTCGTCGTCATCGGCGACCCCGGCCTCCTCGCCCGCACCTGCCGCCGGCTGGAGCTGCCGCTGACCGTCCGGCGGATCGCCACCGTCGCCGACGCGCGCGCGGCGCCCGGGACCCTGGAGGTGCTCGACGGGCCCGCGCTCCCTGAGGACCTGCCCGTCGGAACCGTCGACCCGCGCGCCGGCCGCGCCTCGTACGACTACGTCCGGCGCGGCGTCGAACTGGCCCTCGCCGGTGAGGTCCGCGCGCTGACCACCGCCCCCCTCAACAAGGAGGCGCTGCGCGCGGCCGGAGTGCCCCACCCCGGCCACACCGAGATCCTGGCCGAGCTCTCCGGCACCGGTACGTACGCCATGATGATGGCCAACGACGAACTGCGGGTGGTCCTGGTGACCGTCCACCAGTCACTGCGCACCGCTCTCGACGCCCTCACCACCGATCGCGAACTGGAGACGATCCGGCTCGCCCACCGCACCCTGCCCCGGGCGGACGGTACGGGCCCCCGGATCGCCGTCGCCGCGGTCAACCCCCACGCGGGAGAGAACGGCCTCTTCGGCGGCGAGGAGCGCGACATCCTCGCGCCGGCCGTGCGCGCCGCGCGGGCCGAGGGCATCGACGCGAGCGGGCCCTGGCCCGCGGACACCGTCTTCCTTGCCGCCCGCCAAGGGGAGTTCGACGTCGTCGTGGCGCAGTACCACGACCAGGGGCTGATCCCCGTCAAATACGCCGGCCTCGCCCACGGCGTCAACATCACCCTCGGCCTGCCCTTCGTCCGCACCAGCGTCGACCACGGAACCGCCTTCGACATCGCGGGACGCGGCATCGCCGACCACACCCCCCTGCTCACCGCCCTCCGCCACGCCGCCCGCCTCACCGCGCCGGCGCCCCGCCCCTGA
- a CDS encoding LysR substrate-binding domain-containing protein, whose translation MPRSDLPPLNSLLPFEAVVRHGSVTRAARELHLTHGAVSRQIQHLERALGTRLFERTARAMVPTAAAVRLADVVRDAFDQIGAAARQVARGGEAGPLALSYEPTLLMRWLIPRLPGLAGLEPSLALHLSAGGGPVSFARDGVDAAIRREDFAVPEGVGRTPLFDEYIGPVCRPGLAAGLTDPARLSGVTLLHTRTRPGAWPEWLRLTGAAVEAAGEQTFEHFYLSLQAAVAGLGVAIGPYALVQDDLARGQLVAPFGFVADGTCYQLLTARPLGHDARLVRLVEWLRTHTARLTPAAEAQAAPRMPLPVQTPALAHVLRAEPPSRQIAQRARPRVPSGARQPLVGDEGTRQAPARHPGARQVAGPRPPARGRRRLGPVGADLRRRRPGPGDAARRGRLCGVP comes from the coding sequence ATGCCCCGAAGCGATCTGCCGCCGCTGAACTCACTGCTCCCGTTCGAGGCCGTGGTGCGGCACGGCAGTGTGACGCGGGCGGCGCGGGAGCTGCATCTGACGCATGGCGCCGTGAGCCGGCAGATCCAGCACCTGGAACGCGCCCTGGGGACCCGGCTGTTCGAGCGGACGGCGCGTGCGATGGTGCCGACAGCGGCCGCCGTGCGCCTGGCCGACGTGGTACGGGACGCCTTCGACCAGATCGGTGCGGCGGCGCGGCAGGTGGCGCGGGGCGGGGAGGCGGGGCCGCTGGCCCTGTCGTACGAGCCGACGCTGCTGATGCGCTGGCTGATCCCGCGGTTGCCCGGACTCGCCGGTCTGGAGCCGTCGTTGGCCCTGCACCTGTCGGCGGGCGGCGGCCCGGTGTCCTTCGCCCGGGACGGCGTCGACGCGGCCATCAGGCGCGAGGACTTCGCCGTTCCCGAGGGGGTCGGCCGGACGCCGCTGTTCGACGAGTACATCGGCCCCGTCTGCCGTCCGGGCCTGGCCGCCGGTCTGACCGATCCCGCGCGGCTGTCCGGCGTCACGTTGTTGCACACCCGCACCCGTCCGGGGGCGTGGCCTGAGTGGCTGCGGCTGACCGGCGCCGCGGTCGAGGCGGCCGGTGAGCAGACCTTCGAGCACTTCTACCTGTCGCTCCAGGCCGCCGTCGCCGGACTGGGTGTCGCGATCGGCCCGTACGCGCTGGTCCAGGACGATCTGGCGCGCGGTCAGCTTGTGGCGCCGTTCGGCTTCGTCGCGGACGGCACCTGCTACCAGTTGCTCACCGCCCGGCCACTCGGGCACGACGCGCGGCTCGTCCGGCTGGTGGAGTGGCTGCGTACGCACACCGCCCGGTTGACGCCGGCCGCCGAGGCGCAGGCCGCTCCCCGAATGCCGCTACCCGTACAGACCCCGGCACTGGCGCATGTGCTCCGGGCTGAGCCGCCGTCCCGCCAGATCGCACAGCGAGCCCGACCCCGCGTTCCCTCCGGGGCGCGGCAGCCATTGGTCGGGGACGAAGGCACCCGGCAGGCCCCCGCCCGGCACCCCGGCGCCCGGCAGGTCGCCGGCCCGCGGCCGCCTGCGCGCGGGCGGCGGCGACTGGGGCCGGTTGGCGCCGATCTCCGGCGCCGACGGCCGGGGCCGGGGGACGCCGCCCGGCGCGGACGGCTGTGCGGTGTGCCGTGA
- a CDS encoding N-acetyltransferase produces MSETLTSAPALSFRQADERDIAELVRLRDAAARWQMSCGIDQWKPGEMGSDHFRARLAEGEVWLATLGPDGPTAGAWELWWEDVAAWGAQPPVAGYVHRLMTDRGAAPAGAGRAMLARAERRIAAAGRELCRLDCRNARLRRYYEDAGYTVVGETAAKQGDGGKRYAVTLLEKRLVTGADRAY; encoded by the coding sequence ATGAGCGAGACTCTTACTAGCGCGCCGGCGCTGTCCTTCCGACAGGCCGACGAGCGTGACATAGCCGAACTCGTCCGGCTGCGGGACGCCGCCGCACGCTGGCAGATGAGCTGCGGCATCGACCAGTGGAAGCCGGGCGAGATGGGGAGCGACCACTTCCGGGCGCGGCTCGCGGAGGGCGAGGTGTGGCTGGCCACCCTCGGTCCCGACGGGCCGACCGCCGGGGCCTGGGAGCTGTGGTGGGAGGACGTCGCCGCGTGGGGCGCGCAGCCGCCGGTCGCGGGCTACGTCCACCGGCTGATGACGGACCGGGGGGCGGCGCCCGCCGGGGCGGGACGGGCGATGCTCGCCCGGGCCGAGCGGCGGATCGCCGCCGCCGGGCGCGAACTGTGCCGGCTGGACTGCCGAAACGCGCGGCTGCGCCGGTACTACGAGGACGCGGGGTACACCGTCGTGGGTGAGACGGCCGCCAAGCAGGGCGACGGCGGCAAGCGGTACGCCGTCACCCTGCTGGAAAAGCGGCTCGTGACGGGCGCCGATCGGGCCTACTGA
- a CDS encoding GTP-binding protein — protein sequence MATHRIPVVLIAGFLGSGKTTVLNHLLRVSRDTRIGVIVNDFGSINIDALAVAGQVDSMVPIENGCLCCAADAEELDRMLDRLADPAARIDVIVIEASGLAEPQSMIRMLLASTDERVTYGGLVEVVDAAEFDGTRARHPELDRHIRAADAVILNKADRVGGEQRQRLLETLRTLAPGAPVVVAEHGRVDPGFLFDQRPRTARTEPFRQLSFADLWADGVDEADGTDGAHHDDDHDHDHGHGAHLHAAYESVEFSSGRPLHPRRFMEFLDSRPAGLYRMKGFVDFAGADRPQKFALHAVGSYLRFRQSAWERDEPRATQLVMIGAGIDAAALKDGLGECVEPAPETVEEHHMLGVLRYVQQDQQDQHSEPDEPAAYAEPVQHTEQGASRAPGQ from the coding sequence TTGGCAACCCATCGGATACCCGTCGTCCTCATCGCGGGATTCCTGGGATCCGGCAAGACCACGGTGCTCAACCATCTGCTGCGGGTGAGCAGGGACACCCGCATCGGCGTCATCGTGAACGACTTCGGGAGCATCAACATCGACGCCCTGGCCGTGGCCGGGCAGGTCGACTCGATGGTCCCGATCGAGAACGGCTGCCTGTGCTGCGCGGCGGACGCCGAGGAACTCGACCGGATGCTGGACCGGCTCGCCGACCCCGCCGCCCGCATCGACGTGATCGTCATCGAGGCGAGCGGGCTGGCCGAGCCGCAGAGCATGATCCGCATGCTGCTCGCCAGCACGGACGAGCGCGTCACCTACGGCGGCCTGGTCGAGGTCGTCGACGCGGCCGAGTTCGACGGCACCCGCGCGCGGCACCCCGAACTCGACCGGCACATCAGGGCCGCCGACGCCGTCATCCTCAACAAGGCCGACCGGGTCGGCGGCGAGCAGCGGCAGCGCCTGCTGGAGACGCTGCGTACGCTGGCGCCGGGCGCGCCCGTGGTGGTGGCCGAGCACGGACGGGTCGACCCCGGCTTCCTCTTCGACCAGCGGCCCCGTACGGCGCGCACCGAGCCGTTCCGGCAGCTGTCCTTCGCGGACCTGTGGGCCGACGGGGTCGATGAGGCTGACGGGACTGACGGGGCCCATCACGATGACGACCACGACCACGACCACGGGCACGGTGCGCATCTGCACGCCGCGTACGAGAGCGTCGAGTTCTCCTCCGGCCGGCCCCTGCACCCGCGCCGCTTCATGGAGTTCCTCGACAGCCGGCCCGCCGGCCTCTACCGCATGAAGGGCTTCGTCGACTTCGCCGGGGCGGACCGGCCGCAGAAGTTCGCCCTGCACGCCGTCGGCTCCTACCTGAGGTTCCGGCAGTCCGCGTGGGAGCGCGACGAGCCGCGCGCGACCCAGCTGGTGATGATCGGCGCCGGTATCGACGCGGCCGCGCTCAAGGACGGGCTGGGGGAGTGCGTCGAACCGGCGCCGGAGACGGTCGAGGAGCACCACATGCTCGGTGTGCTGCGGTACGTCCAGCAAGACCAGCAAGACCAGCACAGCGAGCCGGACGAGCCGGCCGCGTACGCGGAGCCGGTGCAGCACACCGAGCAGGGCGCATCCAGAGCGCCGGGTCAGTAG
- a CDS encoding aldo/keto reductase yields MAYLAAEDRYDAMRYQRSGRTGVLLPEVSLGLWHNFGDTHPLATQRAVLRRAFDLGVTHFDLANNYGPPAGSAESNFGTLFAQDFRPYRDQMFIATKAGYGMWPGPYGEWGSRKYLLASLDQSLTRMGLDHVDVYYSHRFDPDTPLEETVGALDSAVRQGKALYAGLSNYPPEAITRAAALLKELRTPYLVNQHPYSILQRDVEDGVLAASADAGVGFIAYSPLAQGQLTDRYLAGVPADSRMAVGHFLTRDALTDRKLTLLRALDKLARGRGQTLAQLALAWVLRDPRVTSVVIGASGVAQLEQNIAVRDTPPLTEPELAEIDRLSVEAGVAIP; encoded by the coding sequence ATGGCCTATCTCGCCGCCGAGGACCGCTACGACGCCATGCGGTACCAGCGCTCCGGACGCACCGGGGTCCTGCTGCCCGAAGTCTCCCTCGGCCTGTGGCACAACTTCGGAGACACCCACCCCCTCGCCACCCAGCGCGCCGTGCTCCGCCGCGCCTTCGACCTCGGCGTCACCCACTTCGACCTGGCCAACAACTACGGCCCGCCCGCAGGCAGCGCGGAGAGCAACTTCGGCACGCTCTTCGCGCAGGACTTCCGCCCGTACCGCGACCAGATGTTCATCGCCACCAAGGCCGGATACGGGATGTGGCCGGGACCGTACGGCGAATGGGGCTCGCGGAAGTACCTGCTCGCCAGCCTCGACCAGTCCCTGACCCGCATGGGCCTGGACCACGTCGACGTCTACTACTCCCACCGCTTCGACCCCGACACGCCCCTGGAGGAGACGGTCGGCGCCCTCGACAGCGCCGTACGCCAGGGCAAGGCCCTGTACGCGGGCCTGTCCAACTACCCGCCCGAGGCCATCACCCGCGCCGCCGCCCTCCTCAAGGAGCTGCGCACCCCCTACCTGGTCAACCAGCACCCGTACTCGATCCTCCAGCGCGACGTCGAGGACGGGGTCCTGGCCGCCTCCGCCGACGCGGGGGTCGGGTTCATCGCCTACTCCCCGCTCGCCCAGGGCCAGCTCACCGACCGGTATCTGGCCGGGGTGCCCGCCGACTCGCGGATGGCCGTCGGCCACTTCCTCACGCGGGACGCGCTCACCGACCGCAAGCTCACCCTGCTGCGCGCCCTGGACAAGCTGGCGCGCGGCCGCGGCCAGACCCTCGCCCAGCTCGCCCTGGCCTGGGTGCTGCGCGACCCGCGCGTCACCTCCGTCGTCATCGGCGCCAGCGGCGTGGCGCAGCTGGAGCAGAACATCGCCGTCCGCGACACACCGCCGCTGACCGAACCCGAGCTGGCCGAGATCGACCGGCTCTCAGTGGAGGCGGGGGTCGCCATCCCCTGA
- a CDS encoding ABC transporter substrate-binding protein has product MSARSALPVIATAAAAALLVGCTSTEPSGDGSKISLVKSGKLTTCTHLPYAPFQVKEGGKVVGFDVDIVDLVAEELDVEQEIVDTPFEGIQSGEDLNTNKCDVAAAGMTITTVREKNLDFSDPYFAATQALIAKKGAGYRTLGDLDGKSLGVQQSTTGEEYAKKHGEGVKLVQFEDLALLLTAVKTGQVDAAINDNGVLYDYVKDNGDTEVTAEFDTGESYGIAVRTGSDALREKINDVIKKARADGRYDRIYKKWFGAAPKK; this is encoded by the coding sequence GTGTCCGCTCGCTCCGCACTGCCTGTGATCGCTACCGCCGCCGCTGCCGCCCTGCTGGTGGGCTGCACCAGCACCGAGCCGTCCGGCGACGGCTCGAAGATCAGCCTCGTGAAGTCCGGCAAGCTCACGACCTGTACGCATCTGCCCTATGCCCCGTTCCAGGTGAAGGAGGGCGGCAAGGTCGTCGGCTTCGACGTCGACATCGTCGATCTCGTCGCCGAGGAACTGGACGTCGAGCAGGAGATCGTGGACACGCCCTTCGAGGGCATCCAGTCCGGTGAGGACCTCAACACCAACAAGTGCGACGTCGCCGCCGCGGGCATGACGATCACCACGGTGCGCGAGAAGAACCTGGACTTCTCCGATCCGTACTTCGCCGCGACCCAGGCCCTGATCGCGAAGAAGGGCGCCGGCTACCGGACGCTCGGCGACCTCGACGGCAAGTCGCTGGGGGTCCAGCAGTCGACCACGGGCGAGGAGTACGCCAAGAAGCACGGCGAGGGCGTGAAGCTGGTCCAGTTCGAGGACCTGGCGCTGCTGCTGACGGCGGTGAAGACCGGCCAGGTCGACGCGGCCATCAACGACAACGGCGTGCTGTACGACTACGTGAAGGACAACGGCGACACGGAGGTGACCGCGGAGTTCGACACCGGGGAGAGCTACGGCATCGCGGTGCGGACCGGCAGCGACGCGCTGCGGGAGAAGATCAACGACGTGATCAAGAAGGCGCGGGCGGACGGCCGTTACGACAGGATCTACAAGAAATGGTTCGGCGCCGCGCCGAAAAAGTGA
- a CDS encoding amino acid ABC transporter permease yields the protein MAMTRRQRTRVIRTLQYAVLVAVLLAVVLAADWGELRRAFFDVEVARELFPDIIATALVNTVVYTLFGFGFGLVLGLVLALMRLSQVPPYRWLSIAYIEFFRGVPALLVFISLGFGVPLAFQIALDRYVTVMLALGLVGAAYMAETIRAGIQAVPKGQLEAARSLGMSQARAMVSIIIPQAFRIVLPPLTNELILLTKDSSLVYLLGLSLDQYELAKFGRDALNQHRSLTPIMVAGLCYLLITLPLGDLVRRLEARTAKSR from the coding sequence ATGGCCATGACCCGTCGCCAGCGGACGCGGGTGATCCGAACCCTCCAGTACGCCGTGCTCGTCGCCGTCCTGCTCGCCGTCGTCCTGGCCGCGGACTGGGGTGAGCTGCGCCGGGCGTTCTTCGATGTCGAGGTCGCCAGGGAGCTGTTCCCCGACATCATCGCCACCGCCCTGGTCAACACGGTCGTCTACACCCTGTTCGGCTTCGGGTTCGGGCTCGTCCTGGGCCTGGTCCTGGCGCTGATGCGGCTGTCGCAGGTGCCGCCGTACCGCTGGCTGTCGATCGCCTACATCGAGTTCTTCCGGGGCGTGCCCGCGCTGCTGGTCTTCATCTCCCTGGGCTTCGGCGTCCCGCTCGCCTTCCAGATCGCACTGGACCGGTACGTCACCGTGATGCTGGCGCTGGGGCTGGTCGGCGCCGCGTACATGGCGGAGACGATCCGCGCGGGCATCCAGGCGGTGCCCAAGGGGCAGCTGGAGGCGGCCCGTTCCCTGGGCATGTCCCAGGCGCGGGCCATGGTGTCGATCATCATCCCGCAGGCGTTCCGGATCGTGCTGCCGCCGCTCACCAACGAACTGATCCTGCTCACCAAGGACTCGTCGCTGGTGTATCTGCTCGGGCTCTCGCTGGACCAGTACGAGTTGGCCAAGTTCGGCCGGGACGCGCTCAACCAGCACCGCAGTCTGACGCCGATCATGGTCGCCGGGCTGTGCTATCTGCTCATCACCCTCCCGCTGGGCGATCTGGTGCGGCGGTTGGAGGCCCGTACGGCGAAGTCGAGGTGA